The sequence below is a genomic window from Deltaproteobacteria bacterium.
AGAAAACGAATCATAAATCCGGCGAGTGTGGTCTTTCCCACCCCTCCTTTGCCTGCCATCGCAATTGTAAAAGCCAATGTGTCGCTCTCCTTTTCACGTAAAAGCTCCCCGCATAAGAACGCGAATCACGTCCGGACGGACACGGTTGAACGTCGTACGGGCCGCTTAAGCCAAGTCTCAAGATGCGTTATTCCGAGTAACGTACCCCAATATGCGATGATATCCGACCAAAATCAAGCAGAGGTCGTCTGGAAACCGTTTTGGGTTGATATTTTGACGAGTATTCCGTATAAGTGAGAGGGGTAATAGGTTTTTAAATGTATATTCAGGATGTTATCTGATGGTTGATTGGCATTTGATCTACGCGGAGCTACGACAAAGAGTCGGAGACCATGCCTTCGAAACGTGGGTAGCGCCTTCGCGCCCCATACGTCTTGAAGATGAGACTCTAACGCTCTCGGTGCCTGATCGGAATCATCAGAAGGAGGTGCAGCGGAACTTCGAACACCTCATTCTGGAGATATTGAGAGAACATGGTTTTACTCCGGGACGAGTAGAGTATGTCCATCAACGGGAACCGGATGGAGCCGGATTCCAAAAAAGTTCGGAAAACGTATCGTTGCCGTACATGTCGCCCCAAACGCTCAACCCGGATTATACCTTCGAAACATTCATTGTAGACGATTCGAACCGGTTTCCTTACCAGGTGTGTCTCGAAGTGTCCAACCTGTTGGATCCTCATTATAATCCGCTTCTTTTGTACTCGAGTGGCGGGTTCGGGAAGACGCATCTTCTTCAGGCCATGGGGAATTTTGCAGTTCGCCGTCTTCCTGAAAAGTCTACGTGCTACACCAACGGCGGCGAGTTTGCCGGCCTATTGCATACGTGTTTGAAGTGGAACGCGTTGGACCGCTTCCAGTCCTATTTCCATAGCTTGGATCTGATTCTTTTGGATGATGTCCACCAATTGGCCCCCTTTCCTCGGGCTCAGGACGAATTTGTCAATGTTTTTAATAAGATGTACAATCTACAGCGACAGATCGTGGTTTCGACTCAAGAATTGCCGAAAAACATCGTCGGCTTGGAAGATCGATTACGTTCGCGCCTCTCATGGGGGTTGATTGCCGAGATTGCGTCTCCGAGTGTTGAACTCAAGGAACAACTTACACAACGTAAATGCGGAGAACTCGGTATTTCGTTGGATCATGAGGTCGTTCGTTATCTCGCACAACAAAGTCATTTGGATGCAGTAGCCCTCGATAAATGTCTTATTCGCATGGCGGCTTATATGTCCGTCCAAAAGAAGACGGTGGATATCGAGCAGGCCCGAACTATCCTATCCGGTGACGCGAAACGCCGGAAGACAGAAGGTCGAAGGAACTTGAAAGAGATTGTTGCGGATTTTTTCGACCTGTCCACGCGCGATCTGGATTCCAATCAGAAGAATCGCTCCGTGGCTTTTGCACGACAGGTCGGCATGTATCTGATGCGTTCGCTCTCCGGACAATCGTATTCCAAAATCGCCTTCCAGTTTGGAGAAAAAAACCACTCTACAGCCGTGCGCGCGTGCGCGAAGATCGAACGCTTGATTCGTACTGATCGCAAGGTCGAGAAAATTATTCGTGATTTAAATATGTTAATAAGAAGCTGACTCGATCTAAACAAACAAATCACAGGCTTTTTCCCCTGAACAGAAGGCGCTTCACCTCGAGACGAAAATTCCGCCGGTTTCTCGGTTACAGATTCTCGAACGACCTTCTGAAACGATTGTGACAGATCCGGTATTGAACAAGTTTTGGTTGTTTTATTTAATTGAAATAATTGATTATTTTGTACTTGTTAAAGTTTCGCACAGGCTTTTAATTATATTACTACTTTTTATTTTGTTAGGAGTTTAAGCATGGAATTCTCCATCAACCGTTCTCTCTTTATTCGGGCCCTGGGAATGGTTCAAAACCTCGTGGAACGAAGATCGAGCATGGCCATTTTGTCCCACGTCTGCCTGACGGCCTCAAACGACCAGCTAACGGTGGAAGCCACGGATCTCGAAGTCGGATTTCAGGGTATTTTTCCCTGCACGGTTACACGCGAAGGATCCGTTTCCGTTCCCGCACGTAAACTGTATGAAATTGCACGGGAACTTTCGTGCGAGGAGGTCCGGGTTAGAGAAACGGAAAACAAATGGTTATCGATTTCAGGCAACAGCGCTGTTTTTAAGCTTTTTGGTTTATCTTCGGACGATTTTCCCGGTCTGCCTAAATACAAGCACCTGAAGACCGTGGAAATCGAGGCACAAGAATTGCGAAGGATGATTGATTGCACTCTGTTCTCGACGGCGTCGGAAGACACGCCGCCTTACAACACGAGCGGCATCTATCTTGAAAAACTCATAAAAGATGATTTATCTTTTTTGAGGATGGTGGCCACGGACGGGCACCGTCTGGCGATGATCGACCGACCCATTGAATCCATCCGCGAGTTGGATCTCGAAAATGGGGTAGTGCTTTCAAAGAAAGGGGTTTCCGAAATGAGACACCTTTTGGATGAAAACGGAACGGTTCAGCTTGGCGTTGGAAAAGAGGCCGGGATGCTCAGGCGTGATTCTTCCATCGTGTCGATCCGATTATTGGCCAGCAAATACCCTAATTATGAATTGGCTCTTCCCAAGAACGAATCGATTAAACTCGATATTCCCAGAAAACCTCTTTTGGATATGTTGCGTCGAATGCACATCATGACCACGGATCGTTACAAAGGCGTACGTCTGGAGCTTCGATCGGATACCTTGGAACTGTTTTTGACGAATCCTGAGCTTGGCGACGCGAACGAACAAATGAATGTTTCGTACCGATATCCCGACCTCAAAATCGGATTTAACCCAAGATACTTCATCGATGCATTAAACGTTATGGAAAGTGAAACGGTAAATCTTGGGTTTATGGATGAAGAACATGGGTGCTCTATACGAGGCGAAGTGGATGGTGGGTTCATGGCATTGGTAATGCCCATGCAATTGGCATAAAAATATCTTATTTAGAGATAAGAAGTAAATAGAGTTGATCGGAGAATCATGGATCAATCAACAACATATAATGCAGATAAAATAAAAGTATTAGAAGGACTCGAAGCTGTTCGTAAACGTCCGTCGATGTACATCGGGAATACGGATCATGATGGCCTTCATCATCTCGTTTATGAAGTGGTCGACAATTCAATAGACGAAGCACTCGCTGGGTACTGTACGGAGGTCCACGTAACGATTCATACGAACAACAGCGTAACCGTGGAGGACAATGGCCGCGGCATCCCCGTGGATATGCACGAGACAGAAAAAGTTCCGGCTCTGGAAGTCGTCATGACCAAGCTGCACTCGGGCGGTAAGTTCGATAATTTGTCCTATAAGGTGTCCGGCGGACTGCACGGCGTTGGAGTCAGCGTGGTGAACGCTCTTTCGGAAAT
It includes:
- a CDS encoding ATP-binding protein; the encoded protein is MVDWHLIYAELRQRVGDHAFETWVAPSRPIRLEDETLTLSVPDRNHQKEVQRNFEHLILEILREHGFTPGRVEYVHQREPDGAGFQKSSENVSLPYMSPQTLNPDYTFETFIVDDSNRFPYQVCLEVSNLLDPHYNPLLLYSSGGFGKTHLLQAMGNFAVRRLPEKSTCYTNGGEFAGLLHTCLKWNALDRFQSYFHSLDLILLDDVHQLAPFPRAQDEFVNVFNKMYNLQRQIVVSTQELPKNIVGLEDRLRSRLSWGLIAEIASPSVELKEQLTQRKCGELGISLDHEVVRYLAQQSHLDAVALDKCLIRMAAYMSVQKKTVDIEQARTILSGDAKRRKTEGRRNLKEIVADFFDLSTRDLDSNQKNRSVAFARQVGMYLMRSLSGQSYSKIAFQFGEKNHSTAVRACAKIERLIRTDRKVEKIIRDLNMLIRS
- the dnaN gene encoding DNA polymerase III subunit beta yields the protein MEFSINRSLFIRALGMVQNLVERRSSMAILSHVCLTASNDQLTVEATDLEVGFQGIFPCTVTREGSVSVPARKLYEIARELSCEEVRVRETENKWLSISGNSAVFKLFGLSSDDFPGLPKYKHLKTVEIEAQELRRMIDCTLFSTASEDTPPYNTSGIYLEKLIKDDLSFLRMVATDGHRLAMIDRPIESIRELDLENGVVLSKKGVSEMRHLLDENGTVQLGVGKEAGMLRRDSSIVSIRLLASKYPNYELALPKNESIKLDIPRKPLLDMLRRMHIMTTDRYKGVRLELRSDTLELFLTNPELGDANEQMNVSYRYPDLKIGFNPRYFIDALNVMESETVNLGFMDEEHGCSIRGEVDGGFMALVMPMQLA